A single region of the Stenotrophomonas sp. Marseille-Q4652 genome encodes:
- a CDS encoding MlaE family lipid ABC transporter permease subunit, which translates to MPFVQATRSLGRAGLFSLTVLRGSVPTRDFLTELVREIYKVGARSLPIIAVGGAFVGLVLTLQGYRTLTTYGAADALSTLLGLSLYRELAPVLTALLFIGRAGSSIAAELGLMRATDQIKALELMAIDPVAKAVAPRFWAAVLTVPLLTGIFCSLAITGGYFEAVHILGQDNGTFWSGLRSSVDFWDDFGVALLKSAVFGGTAALVAAHVGFHAEPTIEGTSVATTRAVVNASLLVLMFNFVLSALMFQ; encoded by the coding sequence ATGCCGTTCGTCCAAGCTACCCGATCGCTGGGCCGCGCCGGCCTGTTCTCGCTGACCGTGCTGCGTGGCTCGGTGCCCACGCGTGATTTCCTCACCGAGCTGGTCCGCGAGATCTACAAGGTCGGCGCGCGCTCGCTGCCGATCATTGCCGTGGGCGGTGCCTTCGTCGGCCTGGTGCTGACCCTGCAGGGCTACCGCACGCTCACCACCTATGGTGCGGCCGATGCGCTGTCCACCCTGCTCGGCCTGTCGCTGTACCGCGAGCTGGCGCCGGTGCTGACCGCGCTGCTGTTCATCGGCCGCGCCGGCAGTTCGATCGCCGCCGAGCTGGGCCTGATGCGCGCCACCGACCAGATCAAGGCGCTGGAGCTGATGGCCATCGACCCGGTAGCCAAGGCGGTCGCGCCGCGCTTCTGGGCGGCGGTGCTGACCGTGCCGCTGCTGACCGGCATCTTCTGCTCGCTGGCCATCACCGGTGGCTACTTCGAAGCCGTGCACATCCTCGGCCAGGACAACGGCACGTTCTGGTCCGGGCTGCGCAGCAGCGTCGACTTCTGGGACGACTTCGGCGTCGCCCTGCTCAAGTCGGCGGTGTTCGGCGGTACCGCGGCACTGGTCGCCGCCCATGTCGGCTTCCACGCCGAACCCACCATCGAGGGCACCTCGGTGGCCACCACGCGCGCGGTGGTCAATGCCTCGCTGCTGGTGCTGATGTTCAACTTCGTGCTGTCGGCACTGATGTTCCAGTGA
- the mlaD gene encoding outer membrane lipid asymmetry maintenance protein MlaD, which produces MAIRGPRLEFAVGAFLLLALASLLVLAVASTNQRFGMGGGDYVLKARFSQIGQLRPQAPVKIGGVVIGQVADIQLDPVKYDSVVTLTLDGKFKDLPADTSAGIFTSGLLGESYIGLQPGGDPDVLNSGDEIVFTQPAVDLIQLVGKYMFSGGGNAGAGNDAPGAEVPSTEPQP; this is translated from the coding sequence ATGGCCATCCGCGGACCACGACTCGAATTTGCCGTAGGCGCCTTCCTCCTGCTGGCCCTGGCCTCGCTGCTGGTGCTGGCGGTGGCCTCGACCAACCAGCGCTTCGGCATGGGCGGCGGCGACTACGTGCTCAAGGCACGTTTCTCCCAGATCGGGCAGCTGCGCCCGCAGGCACCGGTGAAGATCGGTGGCGTGGTGATCGGGCAAGTGGCTGATATTCAGCTGGACCCGGTTAAATACGACTCGGTCGTGACGCTCACGCTGGATGGCAAATTCAAGGACCTGCCGGCCGACACTTCCGCCGGCATCTTCACCAGCGGCCTGCTGGGCGAAAGCTACATCGGCCTGCAGCCGGGCGGTGATCCGGACGTACTGAATTCCGGCGACGAGATCGTCTTCACCCAGCCCGCCGTGGACCTGATCCAGCTGGTTGGCAAATACATGTTCAGCGGTGGCGGCAACGCCGGCGCTGGCAACGACGCACCGGGCGCGGAAGTGCCCTCTACGGAACCGCAACCATGA
- a CDS encoding ABC transporter ATP-binding protein yields MPASQSHLVQLSDVRIERGGRTILRDVSLNVPRGSITAVLGPSGSGKSTLLAALTGELRPVAGSVRLFGNDIPHGSRALLEMRKSVGVLLQGNGLLTDLTVAENVGLPLRTHTRLPAPLLRRLVEMKLNAVGLLAAADAWPRELSGGMARRVALARALALDPPLMIYDEPLTGLDPIASGVIMSLIQRLNHSLGLTSIIVSHHVHETLPICDQAIVIANGGIVFAGTPAQLQASADPLVRQFLEGQPDGPIPFDAAPRARVA; encoded by the coding sequence ATGCCCGCTTCCCAGTCCCATCTGGTACAGTTGTCGGACGTCCGCATCGAACGTGGCGGCCGGACGATCCTGCGCGACGTTTCGCTGAACGTTCCGCGCGGCAGCATCACCGCGGTGCTGGGCCCCTCGGGCAGCGGCAAGTCGACGCTGCTGGCGGCGCTGACCGGTGAACTGCGGCCGGTGGCCGGCAGCGTGCGCCTGTTCGGCAACGACATCCCGCACGGCAGCCGCGCGCTGCTGGAGATGCGCAAGAGCGTGGGCGTGCTGCTGCAGGGCAATGGCCTGCTCACCGACCTCACCGTGGCCGAGAACGTCGGCCTGCCGCTGCGCACCCACACCCGCCTCCCGGCCCCGCTGCTGCGGCGGCTGGTGGAGATGAAGCTCAATGCGGTCGGCCTGCTGGCCGCGGCCGATGCCTGGCCACGCGAGCTGTCCGGCGGCATGGCACGGCGCGTGGCGCTGGCCCGTGCGCTGGCCCTCGATCCGCCGCTGATGATCTACGACGAGCCGCTGACCGGGCTGGACCCGATCGCCTCGGGCGTGATCATGAGCCTGATCCAGCGCCTGAACCACAGCCTGGGACTGACCAGCATCATCGTCAGCCACCACGTCCACGAGACCCTGCCGATCTGCGACCAGGCGATCGTCATTGCAAATGGCGGCATCGTCTTCGCCGGCACCCCGGCGCAGCTGCAGGCCAGCGCCGATCCGCTGGTTCGCCAGTTCCTCGAAGGCCAGCCCGATGGCCCGATCCCGTTCGATGCCGCGCCGCGCGCGAGGGTTGCCTGA
- the recC gene encoding exodeoxyribonuclease V subunit gamma gives MPDHATPDFRLYPSNALDVLAALLAEELRKPVPGQPLLEPEVVLIPQVAMRRWLQSTLAAEHGVAANLEFLTPGEFVARALLANLGPAKDDLDMATTQWRLYAALREELGDDPALASLAGYLADGDALKPWALAGELGNVFEKYQAWRRDWLLRWEAGADENDPQARLWRRIGEGRQYRARRIGQYLDRFARADGPLPQGLPRRLFAFAILNISPDVLRVLATQARVGTLHFYLPTPTRGYWGDLQTLWQRRQQGEAVGLFADEVQENPLLQAWGAAGRDFMALLGDHEVVHPAAEINVYADPLDAGRKPLAECGLGDSLLRRMQGDLFNRRAPIAVLAVPDLHDPSLQLHACHTRLRELQVLHDQLRALLEDPRFDPPLQPREIAVLSPDIDPYVPYLDAVFGSHGGEDGLPYALADTSPLASEPLAEVFLKLLELPVSRFGLHEVLDLLASAPIAEAAGLDEAALERLRSWLHAAGARWGLDAQHRGQHQAPLDDAYTWRFAIDRLLLGHASGSDEDIAGVAPWPQLEGSALAALDTLLRLLRALQRSQAALSEALPPAAWRERLLALLEALIPTAPSAPRSQRALDRLRSLIDQFARDAERAEFQQPVPAEVVRAHFAAVLGEADTRAPLLTGGISFGRMVPMRLLPFRVICLLGMNDGDFPRRDPAAGLNRLTAELGTERRRHGDRSTREDDRFLFLQLFASAQEVLYLSWLGADARDGSVREPSVLVSELLATAAAYHADPKAAGKLVVRHPLQPFAAAAFGAVGEGGPDPRRFSYRRQWRPAVDSLAGQRQTLAPWIAGELPDDDARVPEAVSIDDLRRLFTDPAGQFLRHRLGMRLPEPAGQDSDLEPLLSPGHGLDKHALQQQVFEAALADDTVRLYERLRARALLPSGPLGRAQLEELYAAVQPYAQAFRRWRGDSTPTSERLQVEIDGVPVHGRLHEWYAAGVGRVQVGAIGGRAAIRHGLEWLLLRASGSEVPYVRFFDHEDGIGPHPMDATRLSQQQACAALSSLLQLYRQGLQAPLVFAPYSSWKFHAAANGGELDKAIKDAAGQWQGGFGWGESNAPELQLVHRGADPFASEARFIEFATTSHRLYSLLETGSEAELDQQMLADSWRHLRGEQEDAE, from the coding sequence ATGCCAGACCACGCCACCCCCGACTTCCGCCTGTACCCCTCCAACGCGCTGGATGTCCTCGCCGCCCTGCTGGCCGAGGAACTGCGCAAACCGGTCCCCGGACAACCCCTGCTCGAACCGGAAGTGGTGCTGATCCCGCAGGTGGCGATGCGGCGCTGGCTGCAGTCCACCCTGGCCGCCGAACACGGCGTGGCCGCGAACCTGGAATTCCTCACGCCCGGCGAGTTCGTCGCCCGCGCGCTGCTCGCCAACCTGGGTCCGGCGAAGGACGACCTGGACATGGCCACCACCCAGTGGCGGCTGTACGCGGCCCTGCGCGAGGAACTGGGCGACGACCCGGCGCTGGCATCGCTGGCCGGTTACCTGGCCGATGGCGATGCGCTCAAGCCGTGGGCGCTGGCTGGCGAGCTGGGCAACGTGTTCGAGAAGTACCAGGCCTGGCGCCGCGACTGGCTGCTGCGCTGGGAAGCCGGCGCCGACGAGAACGATCCACAGGCGCGGCTGTGGCGCCGCATTGGCGAGGGCCGACAATACCGCGCCCGTCGCATCGGCCAGTACCTGGACCGCTTCGCGCGTGCCGATGGCCCGCTGCCGCAGGGCCTGCCCAGGCGCCTGTTCGCCTTCGCCATCCTCAACATCTCCCCGGACGTGCTGCGCGTGCTCGCCACCCAGGCGCGGGTCGGCACGCTGCACTTCTACCTGCCCACGCCGACGCGCGGTTACTGGGGCGACCTGCAGACGCTGTGGCAGCGCCGCCAGCAGGGCGAGGCGGTGGGGCTGTTTGCCGACGAGGTGCAGGAAAACCCTTTGCTGCAGGCCTGGGGCGCGGCCGGCCGCGATTTCATGGCCCTGCTCGGCGACCACGAGGTGGTGCACCCGGCCGCGGAGATCAACGTCTACGCCGACCCGCTGGACGCCGGGCGCAAGCCGCTGGCCGAGTGCGGGCTGGGCGACAGCCTGCTGCGGCGCATGCAGGGCGACCTGTTCAACCGCCGCGCGCCCATAGCCGTGCTGGCCGTGCCGGACCTGCACGATCCCAGCCTGCAGCTGCACGCCTGCCACACCCGCCTGCGCGAGCTGCAGGTACTGCACGACCAGCTGCGCGCGCTGCTGGAAGACCCGCGCTTCGATCCGCCGCTGCAGCCGCGCGAGATTGCGGTGCTGTCGCCGGACATCGATCCCTACGTGCCCTACCTGGACGCGGTGTTCGGCAGCCATGGCGGCGAGGACGGCCTGCCGTACGCGCTGGCCGATACCAGCCCGCTGGCCAGCGAGCCGCTGGCCGAGGTTTTCCTGAAACTGCTGGAGCTGCCGGTCTCGCGCTTCGGCCTGCACGAGGTGCTGGACCTGCTGGCCAGCGCACCGATCGCCGAGGCCGCCGGCCTGGACGAGGCCGCACTGGAACGCCTGCGCAGCTGGCTGCATGCCGCCGGCGCGCGCTGGGGCCTGGATGCGCAGCATCGCGGCCAGCACCAGGCGCCACTGGATGACGCCTATACCTGGCGCTTTGCGATCGACCGCCTGCTGCTCGGCCATGCCAGCGGCAGCGACGAGGACATCGCCGGCGTCGCGCCGTGGCCGCAGCTGGAAGGCAGCGCGCTGGCCGCGCTCGACACACTGCTGCGCCTGCTGCGCGCCCTGCAGCGCAGCCAGGCCGCGCTGTCCGAGGCACTGCCGCCAGCCGCGTGGCGCGAGCGCCTGCTCGCCCTGCTCGAGGCACTGATTCCCACGGCGCCGTCCGCGCCACGCTCGCAACGCGCGCTGGACCGGCTGCGCAGCCTGATCGACCAGTTCGCCCGCGATGCCGAACGCGCCGAATTCCAGCAGCCGGTACCGGCCGAGGTGGTGCGCGCGCACTTTGCCGCGGTGCTGGGCGAGGCCGACACCCGCGCGCCGCTGCTCACCGGTGGCATCAGCTTCGGCCGCATGGTGCCGATGCGCCTGCTGCCGTTCCGGGTGATCTGCCTGCTGGGCATGAACGATGGCGACTTCCCGCGTCGCGATCCGGCCGCCGGCCTGAACCGGCTGACCGCCGAACTCGGCACCGAGCGCCGCCGCCACGGCGACCGCTCCACCCGCGAGGACGACCGTTTCCTGTTCCTGCAGCTGTTCGCCTCCGCCCAGGAAGTGCTCTACCTGAGCTGGCTCGGCGCCGATGCGCGCGATGGCAGCGTGCGCGAGCCCTCGGTACTGGTCAGCGAGCTGCTGGCCACCGCCGCGGCCTACCACGCCGATCCCAAGGCCGCCGGCAAGCTGGTGGTGCGCCATCCGCTGCAGCCCTTCGCCGCCGCCGCGTTCGGCGCGGTAGGCGAGGGCGGGCCGGATCCTCGCCGCTTCAGCTATCGCCGCCAGTGGCGGCCGGCGGTGGACAGCCTGGCCGGACAACGGCAGACGCTGGCTCCGTGGATCGCCGGTGAGCTGCCGGACGACGATGCACGGGTGCCGGAAGCGGTCTCGATCGACGACCTGCGCCGGCTGTTCACCGATCCGGCGGGGCAGTTCCTGCGCCATCGCCTGGGCATGCGCCTGCCCGAGCCTGCCGGCCAGGACAGCGACCTGGAGCCGCTGCTCAGCCCGGGCCACGGGCTGGACAAGCACGCCCTGCAGCAGCAGGTGTTCGAGGCCGCGCTGGCCGACGACACCGTGCGCCTGTACGAGCGGCTGCGCGCACGCGCGCTGCTGCCGTCCGGGCCGCTGGGCCGCGCCCAGCTCGAGGAGCTGTACGCGGCGGTGCAGCCGTACGCGCAGGCATTCCGGCGCTGGCGCGGTGACTCGACGCCGACCTCAGAGCGCCTGCAGGTCGAGATCGACGGCGTGCCGGTGCATGGCCGCCTGCACGAGTGGTATGCGGCCGGTGTCGGTCGCGTGCAGGTCGGCGCGATCGGCGGTCGTGCCGCGATCCGCCACGGCCTGGAGTGGCTGCTGCTGCGTGCCTCCGGCAGCGAGGTGCCCTACGTGCGTTTCTTCGACCACGAGGACGGCATTGGTCCGCATCCGATGGACGCGACGCGGCTGTCGCAGCAGCAGGCGTGCGCGGCACTGTCGTCGCTGCTGCAGCTGTATCGCCAGGGCCTGCAGGCCCCACTGGTGTTTGCGCCCTACAGCAGCTGGAAGTTCCACGCCGCCGCGAATGGTGGCGAACTGGACAAGGCGATCAAGGACGCCGCGGGGCAGTGGCAGGGCGGCTTTGGCTGGGGCGAGTCCAACGCACCGGAGCTGCAGCTGGTGCATCGCGGCGCCGATCCGTTCGCCAGCGAGGCGCGCTTCATCGAGTTCGCCACCACCAGCCATCGCCTCTACAGCCTGCTGGAAACCGGCAGCGAAGCCGAACTCGACCAGCAGATGCTGGCCGACAGCTGGCGCCATCTACGCGGCGAGCAGGAGGACGCCGAATGA
- the recB gene encoding exodeoxyribonuclease V subunit beta, producing MTDTAPTDPYLVLPLEGVRLIEASAGTGKTFTLATLFTRLVVERGLRIGQILAVTFTEAATQELRRRIRERLALAVTLLPDADGNVAAASEAPDARLTATVLREHLQASGESVASLRRRLQQAVEEIDLSAIFTIHGFCARVLREHALESGQAFAAPELLANDRELLAEVAADLWRVRAADPAIAQDLVTLWSAGPEALADDLRELVRHEVLHPPRPVDRDDGEDLLQALRKAAYALADAVNTHGNQFRSDLLAAIEAGVMNRNSYKPDWVVALWDWLQQFAANPSRLPVPHPKLVKLTSADLAAGTKKDFSGRTPASPMSHEVDGYLAAFANVAQWRSELRMQLLHDLRDDAIARLALLKRQRRVQTYDDLVDGVARALRGPQAGVLAKRLRQQYAIALVDEFQDTDDRQWAIFSSVFGQGELARDNGLQPALFLIGDPKQAIYGFRGGDVRTYLAAAGTAEGAPPLAHNFRSRPGVLGAIDALYAQAGYDSAFLTDGIAFHPVQPGTQRSDDDLQRDGAPAPALTLWQAPPAPPSDKGKHKPWSAGRAREMCTAACVAAIRDWLAAGRAGTASVCGRPLQAGDIAVLVRSHGEATRMQQALAAVGIPAVAAGKQSLFATAEAQELLALLQALLDPGDDSRLRAALATVLIGQDAAAIAALATEGERHRQWQQHALDWRERWQRGGPLALVGELAAANGQRLLALVDGERRLSNYLQLAELLQEADARALGPHGLVDWLARRIAAADSSDEAQLLRLESDARRVQIVTLHKSKGLEYPLVFLPYVGIGRNDNGAGRHCVAHDPDSGRCLQWRVDKEDAGWRQAEAAWKQEQRAEDARLLYVGLTRAEHALWIATGAFHQHERTALAAMVGKPGELQARASGQIVIDDTPPPAHIARLPLVDEGTVPPARTPQRRVVPEWWVYSFTQLANADARVAHDTLASATVESGGGSDEPASSEVATVVGETQPFDPRFAGNRFGVVMHDVFERCDFNAWRHWQPGQPAPEGQGAAILEALQRGGYAEDELADGISMLTALVGHTLTVRLPEQTCLAAVPGHDRRNEMEFHFAMRPTRVEALLDLLHRHGVVSERQAFGARQRLEGLMTGLIDLTYLHDGRWYVLDYKSNRLPSYDADALARAMAHSEYELQALIYTVALHRWLRFRLGEAYDYARDFGGVRYLFCRGLDATRDPSPGVHAWRFDPALVDGVDALFAGRALPEVAA from the coding sequence ATGACCGACACGGCGCCGACCGATCCCTATCTCGTCCTGCCGCTGGAAGGCGTGCGCCTGATCGAGGCCAGCGCCGGCACCGGCAAGACCTTCACCCTGGCCACGCTGTTCACCCGGCTGGTGGTCGAGCGCGGCCTGCGCATCGGCCAGATCCTGGCGGTGACCTTTACCGAAGCGGCCACCCAGGAACTGCGCCGCCGCATCCGCGAGCGCCTGGCCCTGGCAGTAACCCTGCTGCCCGATGCCGACGGCAACGTCGCCGCCGCCTCCGAGGCGCCCGATGCACGCCTCACCGCCACCGTGCTGCGCGAGCACCTGCAGGCCAGTGGCGAATCCGTCGCCAGCCTGCGCCGCCGCCTGCAGCAGGCAGTGGAGGAAATCGACCTGTCGGCGATCTTCACCATCCACGGCTTCTGCGCGCGGGTGCTGCGCGAGCACGCGCTGGAAAGCGGCCAGGCCTTCGCCGCGCCCGAGCTGCTGGCCAACGACCGCGAGCTGCTGGCCGAAGTCGCCGCCGACCTGTGGCGCGTGCGCGCCGCCGATCCAGCCATCGCCCAGGACCTGGTCACGCTGTGGTCGGCCGGCCCCGAGGCGCTGGCCGACGACCTGCGAGAGCTGGTGCGCCACGAGGTGCTGCACCCGCCCCGGCCGGTCGACCGCGATGATGGCGAGGACCTGCTGCAGGCACTGCGCAAGGCTGCCTATGCGCTGGCCGACGCCGTCAACACGCACGGCAACCAGTTCCGCAGCGACCTGCTGGCGGCCATCGAGGCCGGGGTGATGAACCGCAACAGCTACAAGCCCGACTGGGTGGTGGCGTTGTGGGATTGGCTGCAGCAGTTCGCCGCCAATCCTTCGCGCCTGCCGGTGCCGCATCCCAAGCTGGTCAAGCTCACCAGCGCCGACCTGGCCGCCGGCACCAAGAAGGATTTTTCCGGGCGCACGCCGGCCTCGCCGATGAGCCACGAGGTCGATGGCTATCTCGCCGCCTTTGCCAACGTCGCGCAGTGGCGCAGCGAACTGCGCATGCAGCTGCTGCACGACCTGCGCGATGACGCCATCGCGCGGCTGGCCCTGCTCAAGCGCCAGCGCCGCGTGCAGACCTACGACGACCTGGTCGATGGCGTCGCCCGCGCGTTGCGCGGCCCGCAGGCCGGCGTGCTGGCGAAACGGCTGCGCCAGCAGTACGCCATTGCCCTGGTCGACGAGTTCCAGGACACCGACGACCGCCAGTGGGCGATCTTCTCCAGCGTGTTCGGCCAGGGCGAACTGGCGCGCGACAACGGACTGCAACCGGCGCTGTTCCTGATCGGTGATCCCAAGCAGGCGATCTACGGCTTCCGCGGCGGCGACGTGCGCACCTACCTGGCCGCGGCCGGTACCGCCGAGGGCGCGCCACCGCTGGCGCACAACTTCCGTTCGCGGCCGGGCGTGCTCGGCGCGATCGATGCGCTGTACGCCCAGGCCGGCTACGACAGCGCCTTCCTCACCGATGGCATCGCCTTCCATCCGGTGCAGCCGGGCACCCAGCGCAGCGATGACGACCTGCAGCGCGACGGCGCGCCCGCGCCGGCCCTGACGCTTTGGCAGGCGCCGCCTGCGCCGCCGTCGGACAAGGGCAAGCACAAGCCGTGGAGCGCCGGCCGTGCGCGCGAGATGTGCACCGCTGCCTGTGTCGCCGCGATCCGCGACTGGCTGGCCGCCGGCCGCGCCGGCACCGCCAGCGTATGCGGCCGTCCGCTGCAGGCCGGCGACATCGCCGTGCTGGTGCGCAGCCACGGCGAGGCCACGCGCATGCAGCAGGCGCTGGCGGCGGTCGGCATCCCGGCTGTGGCCGCAGGCAAGCAGAGCCTGTTCGCCACCGCCGAGGCGCAGGAACTGCTCGCATTGCTGCAGGCCCTGCTCGATCCGGGCGATGACAGCCGCCTGCGCGCCGCGCTGGCCACGGTGCTGATCGGCCAGGACGCCGCCGCCATCGCCGCGTTGGCCACTGAAGGCGAGCGCCACCGGCAGTGGCAGCAGCATGCGCTGGACTGGCGCGAGCGCTGGCAGCGCGGTGGCCCGCTTGCCCTGGTCGGCGAACTGGCCGCGGCCAACGGCCAGCGCCTGCTTGCCCTGGTCGATGGCGAACGCCGGCTCAGCAACTACCTGCAGCTGGCCGAGCTGCTGCAGGAAGCCGACGCCCGCGCGCTTGGCCCGCATGGCCTGGTCGACTGGCTGGCGCGGCGCATCGCCGCCGCCGACAGCAGCGACGAGGCGCAGCTGCTGCGGCTGGAATCGGACGCACGCCGCGTGCAGATCGTCACCCTGCACAAGTCCAAGGGCCTGGAATACCCGCTGGTGTTCCTGCCCTACGTCGGCATCGGCCGCAACGACAACGGTGCCGGCCGTCATTGCGTCGCCCACGACCCGGACAGCGGGCGCTGCCTGCAGTGGCGCGTGGACAAGGAAGACGCGGGCTGGCGCCAGGCCGAAGCGGCATGGAAACAGGAGCAGCGCGCCGAGGATGCGCGCCTGCTCTACGTCGGCCTGACCCGCGCCGAACACGCGCTGTGGATCGCCACCGGCGCCTTCCACCAGCACGAGCGCACCGCGCTGGCAGCGATGGTCGGCAAACCCGGCGAACTGCAGGCACGCGCGTCGGGCCAGATCGTCATCGACGACACGCCGCCGCCGGCGCATATCGCGCGCCTGCCGCTGGTCGACGAGGGCACGGTGCCGCCCGCACGGACACCGCAGCGCCGCGTGGTGCCGGAATGGTGGGTGTACAGCTTCACCCAGCTGGCCAATGCCGATGCCCGCGTGGCCCACGACACCCTGGCCAGCGCCACCGTCGAAAGTGGCGGCGGCAGCGATGAACCGGCCAGCAGCGAGGTCGCCACCGTCGTCGGCGAGACGCAGCCGTTCGATCCGCGTTTTGCCGGCAACCGTTTCGGCGTGGTGATGCACGACGTGTTCGAGCGCTGCGACTTCAACGCATGGCGCCACTGGCAACCCGGCCAGCCGGCGCCGGAAGGGCAGGGCGCCGCGATCCTCGAGGCGCTGCAGCGCGGGGGTTATGCCGAGGACGAACTGGCCGACGGCATCAGCATGCTCACCGCGCTGGTCGGCCACACCCTGACCGTGCGCCTGCCCGAGCAGACCTGCCTGGCCGCCGTGCCCGGCCATGACCGCCGCAACGAAATGGAATTCCACTTCGCCATGCGCCCGACCCGGGTCGAGGCGCTGCTGGACCTGCTGCATCGCCATGGCGTGGTCAGCGAACGCCAGGCCTTCGGTGCACGCCAGCGTCTGGAAGGCCTGATGACCGGCCTGATCGATCTCACCTACCTCCACGATGGCCGCTGGTACGTGCTCGACTACAAGTCCAACCGCCTGCCCAGCTACGACGCCGACGCGCTGGCGCGGGCGATGGCGCACAGCGAGTACGAACTGCAGGCGCTGATCTACACCGTCGCCCTGCACCGCTGGCTGCGCTTCCGCCTCGGCGAGGCCTACGACTACGCACGCGACTTCGGCGGCGTGCGCTACCTGTTCTGCCGTGGCCTGGATGCCACGCGCGATCCCTCGCCCGGCGTGCATGCGTGGCGCTTCGATCCGGCGCTGGTGGACGGCGTGGATGCACTGTTCGCTGGCCGCGCGCTGCCGGAGGTGGCCGCATGA
- a CDS encoding ABC transporter substrate-binding protein: MKMKLLPAVLASLLLATAPSMALAQTPARPAAATSQSAAGKTVLDSSSRVLTTLEQRRAEFRRNPAALRAFIDSELNKGFDRDYAARLVLGVHGRGASDADIKLFADAMADNLMQRYGSALLEIEGKPSFRLRGESPLPGNRGVKVSTELVRAGNEPTPVEYLMRQVDGQWKIFDVMIEGISYVQTFKNQFDAPLRQKSIAQVAADLRNGTMQAGQAPRGK; this comes from the coding sequence ATGAAAATGAAACTGCTTCCCGCCGTACTGGCCTCGCTGCTGCTGGCCACCGCCCCGTCGATGGCCCTGGCCCAGACCCCGGCCCGCCCGGCTGCCGCCACCTCGCAGAGCGCCGCCGGCAAGACCGTGCTGGATTCCAGCAGCCGCGTGCTGACCACGCTGGAACAGCGTCGCGCCGAGTTCCGCCGCAATCCGGCTGCGCTGCGCGCGTTCATCGACAGCGAGCTCAACAAGGGCTTCGACCGCGACTACGCCGCGCGCCTGGTGCTGGGCGTGCATGGCCGCGGCGCCAGCGATGCCGACATCAAGCTGTTTGCCGATGCGATGGCCGACAACCTGATGCAGCGTTACGGTTCGGCCCTGCTTGAGATCGAAGGCAAGCCCAGCTTCCGCCTGCGCGGCGAGTCGCCGCTGCCGGGCAACCGCGGCGTCAAGGTGTCCACCGAGCTGGTGCGCGCCGGCAACGAGCCGACCCCGGTGGAGTACCTGATGCGCCAGGTCGACGGCCAGTGGAAGATCTTCGACGTGATGATCGAGGGCATCTCCTACGTGCAGACCTTCAAGAACCAGTTCGACGCGCCGCTGCGGCAGAAGTCCATTGCCCAGGTTGCCGCCGACCTGCGCAACGGCACCATGCAGGCTGGCCAGGCGCCTCGTGGCAAGTAA
- a CDS encoding STAS domain-containing protein, with protein sequence MASNAATLRREGDTLVIAGVIDRAAAIALWPPARQQLAGARSLDLSAVTGLDSAGLALLAELAAQLPEATPSGSPPGLAELCAAYRLSPALRFSASPARELT encoded by the coding sequence GTGGCAAGTAATGCCGCCACGCTGCGCCGCGAGGGCGACACGCTGGTGATTGCCGGCGTGATCGACCGCGCCGCGGCGATCGCGCTGTGGCCCCCGGCACGTCAACAGCTCGCTGGCGCGCGCTCGCTGGACCTGTCCGCCGTCACCGGCCTGGACAGTGCCGGCCTGGCGCTGCTGGCCGAGCTTGCCGCCCAGCTGCCCGAAGCGACGCCCAGCGGCTCACCGCCGGGGCTGGCTGAGCTCTGCGCCGCCTATCGTCTCTCCCCTGCCCTGCGCTTTTCCGCGTCTCCTGCCCGCGAGCTGACATGA